One genomic window of Blastopirellula retiformator includes the following:
- a CDS encoding prenyltransferase/squalene oxidase repeat-containing protein, translating into MRILTASTSVAKTSAPRKGALKESALVQWLSRRFKGSAGWMSSLLFHLLLVLALGLWILRDDRQEGPPGIIVGEADPVVPLEEIPKWQPEVADIQGDVINDSTFALNELAQQLAQTAPSEAPSSAIPSPAMMFSESAQLTYVPPAGAGGFDGRDPANQPGLLQQRGGSPATQDAVERALAWIAAQQNKDGHWDFNHRNGPQGARATDPGSANAIMGATGLALLPFLGKGYTHQRESPYQETVANGLYYLRTHMIVSDHGGDMTGGTQFGMYCHGLAAIALCEAYAMTEDPDLKQDAQEAVKFIEFAQHSGGGWRYQPGEPGDTSVFGWQLMALKSALIGGLQVSSPRIGMAEHFLDTVQSDGGANYGYQRPGKKPSTSAIGLLCRMYLGWKREDPRLTRGAKFLAKEGPSKFDMYYNYYATNVMAHHGGPAWTKWNDELSNYLIKTQSNALYDAGSWRFDDPYLEEGGRLYTTCLAAMILEVYYRHMPLYSDQSIEFKF; encoded by the coding sequence ATGCGCATCCTAACGGCCTCGACGAGCGTCGCGAAGACTTCAGCGCCCCGGAAAGGGGCGCTGAAGGAGAGTGCGCTGGTGCAGTGGCTGTCGCGGCGATTCAAGGGATCGGCCGGCTGGATGAGCAGCCTGTTGTTCCACTTGCTGTTGGTGCTGGCGCTGGGGCTGTGGATCTTGCGAGACGATCGCCAGGAAGGGCCGCCAGGGATTATCGTCGGTGAAGCCGATCCGGTCGTGCCGCTGGAGGAGATCCCGAAGTGGCAGCCAGAGGTGGCTGATATTCAGGGGGACGTTATCAACGATTCGACCTTCGCCCTGAATGAGCTTGCGCAGCAGTTGGCTCAGACGGCGCCGTCGGAGGCGCCCAGCAGCGCGATCCCGTCGCCGGCGATGATGTTCTCTGAATCAGCGCAGTTGACCTACGTGCCGCCTGCGGGGGCGGGCGGGTTCGACGGGCGCGACCCCGCCAATCAGCCTGGGCTGTTGCAGCAACGAGGCGGTTCTCCGGCGACGCAAGACGCGGTGGAGCGAGCCTTGGCGTGGATCGCCGCCCAACAGAACAAAGATGGCCACTGGGACTTCAATCATCGCAACGGGCCACAAGGAGCGCGGGCAACCGATCCGGGGTCAGCGAATGCGATCATGGGAGCGACCGGCTTAGCGCTGCTGCCGTTTTTGGGGAAGGGATATACGCATCAGCGGGAGAGTCCGTACCAAGAGACGGTGGCGAACGGCCTGTATTACCTGCGAACGCACATGATCGTCAGTGATCATGGGGGCGATATGACGGGGGGAACACAGTTTGGCATGTATTGCCACGGATTAGCGGCGATCGCCTTGTGCGAGGCGTACGCAATGACGGAAGATCCCGACCTGAAGCAAGACGCACAGGAGGCGGTAAAATTCATCGAGTTCGCACAGCACTCTGGGGGCGGATGGCGCTATCAGCCAGGGGAGCCGGGCGATACGTCGGTCTTCGGCTGGCAGCTGATGGCGCTCAAGAGTGCGCTGATTGGCGGCCTGCAGGTTTCTTCGCCGCGAATCGGGATGGCCGAGCACTTTCTTGATACGGTGCAGTCGGACGGCGGCGCCAACTATGGCTATCAACGTCCGGGCAAAAAGCCGTCGACGTCGGCGATTGGGTTGTTGTGCCGGATGTATCTGGGCTGGAAACGCGAGGATCCGCGATTGACGCGGGGGGCGAAGTTTTTGGCCAAGGAAGGGCCGTCAAAGTTCGATATGTACTACAACTACTACGCCACCAACGTGATGGCCCATCATGGCGGCCCGGCGTGGACGAAGTGGAATGATGAGCTGAGTAACTACCTTATTAAGACGCAGTCAAACGCCTTGTATGATGCGGGTAGCTGGCGATTTGACGACCCCTATCTGGAAGAAGGGGGAAGACTCTACACCACCTGCCTGGCGGCGATGATCTTGGAGGTCTACTACCGCCACATGCCCCTTTATTCTGACCAGTCGATTGAATTCAAGTTCTGA
- a CDS encoding HisA/HisF-related TIM barrel protein produces MNSSSDLQAAILPVIDLQGGLVVRGVGGVRNRYRPIESRLCSSADPGDVAAAMASRFGFRDIYVADLDAIVDQSPQWESWRKITGAGLQLHLDAHLAFANDCQRVLDVLGEEGIASLIVGLETLGRWEDLREIANAFGGRATFSLDLRHGRPLKIVGGAIRAEEIAEKAVDCGVRRVVLLDLVQVGEGRGTGTETLCRELASQYEEIEWITGGGIRSLKEIAWQRTIGASRVLVSSALHQDEKILMGSGE; encoded by the coding sequence TTGAATTCAAGTTCTGATTTGCAAGCGGCGATTCTGCCGGTGATTGATCTCCAGGGAGGATTGGTGGTGCGCGGCGTCGGCGGAGTGCGCAACCGTTATCGCCCGATCGAGAGTCGTTTGTGCAGCAGCGCCGACCCAGGCGATGTCGCCGCGGCGATGGCGTCTCGGTTTGGATTCCGAGACATCTACGTGGCCGATCTCGACGCGATTGTCGATCAGTCGCCGCAATGGGAAAGCTGGCGGAAAATCACCGGCGCCGGGTTGCAGTTGCATTTGGATGCCCACCTGGCCTTTGCGAATGACTGCCAGCGAGTGCTCGACGTTTTGGGGGAGGAGGGGATCGCCTCGCTGATCGTCGGGCTCGAAACGCTTGGTCGTTGGGAAGATTTGCGGGAAATCGCTAACGCGTTCGGCGGTCGGGCGACGTTCAGTCTCGATTTGCGTCATGGACGCCCGCTGAAGATCGTCGGTGGGGCGATTCGCGCCGAGGAAATCGCGGAAAAGGCGGTCGATTGTGGGGTCCGGCGGGTGGTGTTGCTTGACCTGGTTCAAGTTGGGGAAGGGCGGGGAACCGGGACGGAGACGCTGTGCCGCGAGCTGGCGTCGCAATATGAAGAGATTGAGTGGATCACGGGGGGCGGGATCCGCTCGCTGAAAGAAATCGCTTGGCAGCGAACGATCGGCGCCTCGCGCGTGCTTGTCTCTTCGGCGCTGCATCAAGATGAAAAAATATTAATGGGTTCTGGGGAGTAA
- a CDS encoding Na(+)-translocating NADH-quinone reductase subunit A encodes MPRTITLKRGLDLPISGRPQQTIESAAAVSRVALLGDDYIGMRPTMMVSEGDAVKVGQPLFEDKKNPGVLFTSPAAGKVVAVNRGAKRRFLSVVVEKQGDDQIEFTAHGDQSLLSLSREQVVEGLVAAGLWPALRQRPYGKTPSPTATPLALFVTAIDTNPLAADPAVVIGQRKAEFTAGLEALSKLTDGPMFVCRASGADIPGDDLEFGEVVEFAGPHPAGLPGTHIHCLYPAGRERFVWYIGYQDVLAIGSLFKTGRLDVKRILSLAGPAVNSPSLIETTLGADLTELTAGKLKDGDLRVISGSVFGGRTCADPNLFLGRYHNQISVLVEGDSRDFMGWLTLGFGKFSVKPVFLSALTGGGKSYDFTTCSEGSHRAIIPSGMYEQVMPLDIEPTALLKSLVVEDMESAQALGALELEEEDLALCTYVDTGKHDFGSALRKNLTRIEAEG; translated from the coding sequence ATGCCACGAACTATTACGTTGAAACGAGGGCTCGACCTGCCGATTTCGGGTCGTCCTCAACAGACTATCGAGTCGGCTGCAGCAGTCAGCCGCGTCGCACTTCTGGGAGACGACTACATCGGCATGCGGCCGACAATGATGGTCTCCGAAGGGGACGCGGTCAAAGTTGGCCAGCCGCTGTTTGAAGACAAAAAGAACCCCGGCGTACTCTTTACGTCGCCGGCGGCCGGCAAGGTGGTCGCGGTCAATCGCGGCGCCAAGCGTCGGTTCCTGTCGGTGGTCGTCGAAAAGCAAGGGGACGACCAAATCGAGTTCACCGCGCATGGCGATCAGTCGCTGTTGTCGTTGTCTCGAGAGCAGGTGGTCGAAGGATTGGTCGCCGCTGGGCTCTGGCCGGCGTTGCGGCAGCGTCCTTACGGCAAGACGCCTTCGCCGACCGCTACGCCGCTGGCCTTGTTCGTCACGGCGATCGATACCAACCCGCTGGCGGCGGATCCGGCGGTAGTGATTGGTCAACGGAAGGCGGAGTTCACCGCTGGTCTGGAGGCGCTGAGCAAGCTGACCGACGGGCCGATGTTCGTTTGTCGCGCTTCCGGCGCCGACATCCCCGGCGATGACCTTGAGTTCGGCGAAGTGGTCGAGTTCGCGGGACCGCATCCGGCTGGTTTGCCCGGCACGCACATTCACTGTCTCTATCCGGCGGGTCGCGAGCGGTTCGTCTGGTACATCGGATACCAAGACGTGTTGGCGATTGGCTCGCTGTTCAAGACCGGGCGTCTCGACGTCAAGCGGATCTTGTCGCTGGCGGGTCCTGCCGTCAACTCGCCGAGCCTGATCGAGACCACGCTGGGCGCCGACTTGACGGAACTGACCGCCGGCAAGCTGAAAGATGGCGATCTGCGGGTGATCTCCGGTTCGGTCTTCGGGGGACGCACCTGTGCCGATCCGAACCTTTTCCTGGGCCGCTACCACAATCAGATCTCCGTGTTGGTCGAAGGGGACAGCCGCGACTTCATGGGGTGGCTGACGCTCGGCTTCGGTAAGTTCTCGGTGAAGCCGGTCTTCTTGTCGGCCCTGACCGGCGGCGGCAAGTCGTACGACTTTACGACCTGCAGCGAAGGGAGTCACCGAGCGATCATTCCGTCGGGAATGTACGAACAAGTAATGCCGCTCGATATCGAGCCGACCGCGCTGCTAAAGTCGCTGGTCGTCGAAGATATGGAATCGGCCCAGGCGCTGGGCGCCTTGGAATTGGAAGAGGAAGACTTGGCGCTTTGCACCTACGTCGACACCGGCAAGCACGACTTCGGCAGCGCCCTGCGGAAGAACCTGACCCGCATTGAGGCCGAGGGGTAA
- a CDS encoding NADH:ubiquinone reductase (Na(+)-transporting) subunit B — translation MKFLRKMLDSAAPMFEEGGKFERLYPLYEAGDTFLFTPGEVTHGSTHVRDGLDLKRMMVFVVIALTPCILMAMWNTGYQANSAIHAEAGTAIESWQESVFTSLGMTHDPNSFLANIILGAIYFLPVYIVTMTVGGIIEVTFGIIRGHEVNEGFLVTGMLFPLTLPPTIPLWQVALGIAFGVLIGKEVFGGTGKNFLNPALTARAFLYFAYPNQITGNVWVAADGFSGATTLGALAENKDKADVALGTVLQSVDGHGISWMDAFLGTITGSMGETSALACLLGAAFLILTGVGSWKIMAATVLGAVGTSGAFYLASLTGLETSALFALPPWWHLVVGGFAFGCVFMVTDPVSAAMTEKGKWFYGILVGVLTILIRGINPAFPEGIMLAILFGNMTAPLIDYFVIQGNINRRMARYAVS, via the coding sequence ATGAAGTTTTTACGCAAGATGCTCGATAGCGCCGCTCCCATGTTTGAGGAGGGGGGCAAATTCGAACGGCTTTACCCGCTGTACGAAGCGGGCGATACGTTTCTGTTTACGCCGGGTGAAGTGACGCACGGCTCGACCCACGTTCGCGACGGTCTCGACCTGAAGCGCATGATGGTGTTCGTCGTCATCGCTTTGACGCCGTGCATCCTGATGGCGATGTGGAACACCGGCTATCAGGCCAACTCGGCGATTCACGCTGAAGCGGGGACCGCGATCGAAAGCTGGCAAGAAAGCGTCTTTACGTCGTTGGGCATGACCCACGATCCGAACAGCTTTCTGGCCAACATCATCCTGGGCGCCATTTACTTCCTGCCGGTGTACATCGTTACGATGACCGTCGGCGGTATCATCGAAGTCACCTTCGGGATCATTCGCGGTCACGAAGTGAATGAAGGCTTCCTGGTGACCGGGATGCTCTTTCCACTCACCTTGCCGCCGACGATTCCGCTTTGGCAAGTCGCACTCGGTATCGCCTTCGGCGTGTTGATCGGTAAGGAAGTGTTCGGCGGTACCGGCAAGAACTTCCTGAACCCGGCTTTGACCGCTCGTGCGTTCCTGTACTTCGCCTACCCGAACCAGATCACCGGTAACGTCTGGGTCGCCGCCGATGGATTCAGCGGCGCCACCACCTTGGGCGCCTTGGCCGAAAACAAAGACAAGGCCGACGTCGCGTTGGGGACGGTGCTGCAATCGGTTGACGGTCATGGCATTTCCTGGATGGACGCGTTCCTCGGCACAATCACCGGTTCCATGGGCGAGACCTCGGCTCTGGCTTGTTTGCTGGGCGCCGCGTTTCTGATCCTGACCGGCGTCGGTTCGTGGAAGATCATGGCGGCGACCGTGCTGGGCGCCGTGGGAACTTCCGGTGCGTTCTACTTGGCCAGCCTGACCGGGCTCGAAACCTCGGCCCTGTTCGCCTTGCCGCCATGGTGGCATCTGGTGGTTGGCGGCTTTGCGTTTGGTTGCGTGTTCATGGTGACCGACCCGGTATCAGCTGCGATGACTGAAAAAGGAAAGTGGTTCTACGGGATCCTGGTTGGCGTGCTGACGATTTTGATTCGCGGCATCAACCCGGCCTTCCCCGAAGGGATCATGCTCGCCATTCTATTCGGCAACATGACGGCGCCGCTGATCGACTACTTCGTGATTCAAGGAAACATTAACAGAAGGATGGCTCGCTATGCAGTTTCGTGA
- a CDS encoding Na(+)-translocating NADH-quinone reductase subunit C, producing the protein MQFRDSVGGTFLVAAVLCIVCSVLVSSVAVGLKSKQEENKELDRQRNILLAAQLIDKDATNDDVAKAFDSKVKKIIIDLDTGERVDNIENPPVDIKTFNQKESLGKEGMSEEIPKDAPKDERLGDLPKREKYSFVYLIEEDDKLATIVLPFYGKGLWSTMYGYVALKSDTETIAGLTYYEHGETPGLGGEVDNEMWKAQWEDTKAIDDDGTVVVSVVKAGSANDGLGSVIDGLSGATITTKGVNTMIRYWLGPGGFGPFLEKVRKGEFNG; encoded by the coding sequence ATGCAGTTTCGTGATAGCGTTGGCGGAACATTCCTTGTGGCCGCCGTCCTCTGCATCGTTTGCTCGGTTCTGGTCTCCAGCGTTGCTGTCGGACTGAAGAGCAAGCAGGAAGAAAACAAGGAGCTGGATCGTCAGCGGAACATTCTGTTGGCGGCCCAATTGATTGACAAAGATGCGACCAACGACGACGTCGCTAAGGCCTTCGATTCGAAAGTGAAGAAGATCATCATCGATCTCGACACCGGCGAGCGGGTCGATAACATCGAGAATCCTCCGGTCGACATCAAGACTTTCAATCAGAAAGAGTCGCTGGGGAAAGAAGGGATGTCGGAGGAGATTCCGAAGGACGCCCCCAAAGACGAACGTCTTGGCGATTTGCCCAAGCGGGAAAAGTACTCGTTCGTCTACCTGATTGAGGAAGACGACAAGTTGGCCACCATCGTCCTGCCGTTCTACGGCAAGGGGCTGTGGTCGACGATGTACGGCTATGTCGCTTTGAAAAGCGATACCGAAACGATCGCTGGCCTCACCTATTACGAGCATGGCGAAACTCCGGGCCTCGGCGGCGAAGTCGACAACGAAATGTGGAAGGCCCAATGGGAAGACACCAAGGCGATTGACGACGACGGCACGGTCGTGGTCTCGGTCGTTAAAGCAGGTTCCGCAAACGACGGTTTGGGTTCGGTCATCGACGGCCTCTCGGGCGCCACGATTACTACTAAAGGCGTAAACACGATGATTCGTTACTGGCTCGGTCCAGGCGGCTTTGGCCCGTTCCTGGAAAAGGTGCGAAAGGGAGAGTTCAATGGCTAA
- a CDS encoding NADH:ubiquinone reductase (Na(+)-transporting) subunit D has protein sequence MAKETAKDVLLAPMFTNNPIALQVLGICSALAVTSKMDKALIMCLAVTIVTGFSNLSVSLVRKFIPSNIRIIVQMTIIASLVIIVDQVLRAYAYSVAKEMSVFVGLIITNCIVMGRAEAYAMKHEPGMSFLDGIGNGLGYSMILIVVAFFRELFGSGTLLGFTILQPASDGGWYTPNGLMLLAPSAFFLIGMIIWVLRTFRPDQVEMEG, from the coding sequence ATGGCTAAAGAGACCGCAAAAGACGTTCTGCTGGCGCCGATGTTCACCAACAATCCGATCGCCTTGCAGGTGCTCGGCATTTGTTCGGCCTTGGCGGTGACGTCCAAAATGGACAAAGCCTTGATCATGTGCCTGGCCGTGACCATCGTGACCGGCTTCTCGAACCTTAGCGTCAGCCTGGTTCGTAAGTTCATCCCCAGCAACATCCGCATTATCGTCCAGATGACGATCATCGCGTCGCTGGTGATCATCGTCGACCAAGTTCTGCGGGCGTACGCGTATAGCGTCGCCAAAGAAATGTCGGTCTTCGTCGGTTTGATTATTACAAACTGTATCGTGATGGGCCGCGCCGAAGCGTATGCGATGAAGCATGAGCCCGGCATGAGCTTTCTGGACGGCATCGGCAACGGACTCGGCTATAGCATGATCCTGATTGTCGTGGCGTTCTTCCGCGAGTTGTTCGGTTCCGGTACGTTGCTCGGCTTCACGATTTTGCAGCCCGCTTCTGACGGAGGCTGGTACACGCCGAACGGCCTGATGCTGTTGGCGCCGAGCGCTTTCTTCCTTATCGGTATGATCATCTGGGTGCTGCGGACGTTCCGTCCCGACCAGGTGGAGATGGAGGGCTAA
- the nqrE gene encoding NADH:ubiquinone reductase (Na(+)-transporting) subunit E has product MDEYVNIALKAIFSENLALAFFLGMCTFLAVSKNVKTAIGLGAAVIAVMTITIPVNNLIYTQLLKKGSLAWISSDLADTDLTFLGLIIYIGVIAAIVQILEMALDRYFPPLYTALGIFLPLITVNCAILGGSLFMVERDYDFGKSCVYGFSAGVGWALAIVLLAGVREKLKYSDVPDGLKGLGITFITAGLMSLAFMSFGGML; this is encoded by the coding sequence ATGGACGAATACGTCAATATTGCACTGAAAGCGATCTTCAGCGAAAACCTGGCGCTCGCCTTCTTCCTGGGGATGTGTACGTTCCTCGCCGTCTCCAAGAACGTGAAGACCGCGATTGGTCTGGGCGCCGCGGTGATTGCGGTGATGACGATCACGATCCCGGTCAACAACTTGATCTACACCCAACTGCTGAAGAAGGGTTCGCTGGCCTGGATTAGCTCCGACCTGGCGGATACCGACCTGACTTTTTTGGGTTTGATCATCTACATCGGCGTGATTGCGGCGATCGTGCAGATTCTGGAAATGGCGCTCGACCGTTACTTCCCGCCGTTGTATACGGCGCTCGGGATCTTCCTGCCGTTGATCACGGTGAACTGCGCGATTTTGGGCGGTTCGCTCTTCATGGTCGAACGCGACTACGACTTTGGCAAAAGCTGCGTCTACGGCTTTTCGGCCGGTGTCGGCTGGGCCTTGGCGATCGTGCTGTTGGCAGGCGTTCGCGAAAAGCTGAAATACAGCGACGTGCCGGATGGGCTGAAGGGCCTCGGCATTACGTTTATTACCGCTGGGCTGATGTCCCTGGCGTTCATGTCGTTCGGCGGCATGCTGTAA
- the nqrF gene encoding NADH:ubiquinone reductase (Na(+)-transporting) subunit F, whose translation MLPILVGVAMFTIIVLLLVAIILAAKSVLVAAGDVKLVINEQKEVHVPAGGKLLNALADEGIFVSSACGGGGTCAQCKVKVLAGGGDILPTEKSHINNQQAREGYRLSCQVAVKQDMNIEVPAEAFETKKWECEVISNDNVATFIKEFKLKLPEGEEVDFKAGGYIQIEIPEHEVAYKDFVVQPEYHEDWDKFNIWRYVSKVDEPVIRAYSMANYPGEKGIIMLNVRIASPPPRAPEGTPPGKASSYIFSKQPGDKVTISGPYGEFFIKDSESEMVYIGGGAGMAPLRSHIFELFKERKTNRKVSYWYGGRSLRELFYVDEFRDIEKEFPNFKFNIALSDAMPEDNWTGLKGFIHQVLLEEYLQNHPAPEDVEYYLCGPPMMNQAVFKMLDDLGVPPENIAYDDFGG comes from the coding sequence ATGTTACCGATCCTCGTCGGCGTCGCGATGTTCACGATCATCGTGCTCCTCTTGGTGGCGATTATTCTTGCCGCCAAGTCGGTTCTTGTCGCTGCAGGCGACGTGAAACTCGTGATTAACGAACAAAAAGAAGTCCATGTCCCCGCGGGCGGCAAGCTGCTCAACGCGCTGGCCGACGAAGGGATCTTCGTCTCCTCCGCATGTGGCGGCGGCGGCACTTGCGCCCAGTGCAAGGTGAAGGTTCTCGCTGGGGGCGGCGACATTCTGCCGACCGAAAAGTCGCACATCAACAACCAGCAGGCCCGCGAAGGGTATCGGTTGTCGTGCCAGGTCGCGGTTAAGCAGGACATGAACATCGAGGTTCCCGCCGAAGCCTTCGAAACGAAGAAGTGGGAATGCGAGGTCATCTCCAACGACAACGTCGCGACCTTCATCAAAGAATTCAAGCTCAAGCTTCCCGAAGGGGAAGAGGTCGATTTCAAGGCTGGCGGTTACATCCAGATTGAAATCCCCGAGCACGAAGTCGCCTACAAAGACTTCGTCGTTCAGCCCGAGTACCACGAAGACTGGGACAAGTTCAACATTTGGCGCTATGTGTCGAAGGTGGACGAACCGGTCATTCGCGCTTACTCGATGGCGAACTACCCGGGCGAAAAGGGCATCATCATGCTCAACGTCCGTATCGCGTCGCCGCCGCCGCGGGCTCCGGAAGGTACCCCGCCTGGTAAAGCGTCCAGCTACATCTTCAGCAAGCAGCCGGGCGACAAGGTCACGATCTCTGGTCCGTACGGCGAGTTCTTCATCAAGGACAGCGAGTCCGAAATGGTCTACATCGGCGGTGGCGCCGGTATGGCCCCGCTTCGCAGTCACATCTTTGAGCTGTTCAAAGAACGCAAGACCAACCGCAAAGTCTCGTACTGGTACGGTGGTCGTAGCCTTCGCGAACTGTTCTATGTCGACGAGTTCCGCGACATTGAAAAGGAGTTCCCAAACTTCAAATTCAATATCGCCCTCTCCGACGCAATGCCGGAAGACAACTGGACCGGGCTCAAAGGTTTCATTCACCAGGTGCTCCTGGAAGAGTATTTGCAGAACCATCCGGCGCCGGAAGACGTCGAGTACTACTTGTGCGGTCCGCCGATGATGAATCAAGCGGTCTTCAAGATGCTCGACGACCTCGGCGTTCCGCCAGAGAATATCGCCTACGATGACTTCGGCGGCTAA
- a CDS encoding FAD:protein FMN transferase — MTSAAKRNLKLTLGAALLLLAVGCLQPPAQIEISGRTMGTTYSVKFFPPTNDFDPTGLQQEIDRRLVEINQQMSTYIPDSELSRFNQSKAGDWFPVSTELAEVVSLAKQINHDSDGAFDVTVGPMVNLWNFGPDHHPEKIPSDEAIAAALANIGDDKLEVRLDPPALKKSVDGLYVDLSAIAKGYGVDKIAELLLELNRRSFMVEIGGEVRAGGTKPNGAPWRIAIEKPIPGARSIQEIVELSQLSLATSGDYRKFFEANGQTFSHTIDPKTGKPLAHTLASVSVLHADCASSDALATTLMVLGPDQGYNWAEEQELAVLFLIRGKDGPVVRRTSLWPNSGD; from the coding sequence ATGACTTCGGCGGCTAAGCGAAATCTGAAACTGACCCTGGGAGCCGCTTTGCTGCTCCTGGCGGTCGGATGTCTGCAGCCACCCGCCCAGATCGAAATCTCGGGGCGGACGATGGGGACCACGTACTCGGTCAAGTTCTTTCCTCCGACGAATGATTTTGATCCGACAGGTCTGCAGCAAGAGATCGATAGGCGGCTGGTCGAAATCAACCAGCAGATGTCGACCTACATTCCTGATTCGGAGCTCTCTCGCTTCAATCAAAGCAAAGCTGGCGATTGGTTTCCTGTCTCCACCGAGCTGGCTGAAGTGGTCTCGCTCGCCAAGCAAATCAACCACGACAGCGACGGCGCGTTTGACGTGACGGTCGGCCCAATGGTCAATCTCTGGAACTTCGGCCCTGATCATCATCCGGAGAAAATCCCCAGCGATGAGGCCATCGCCGCGGCCCTGGCCAACATCGGCGATGACAAGCTCGAGGTGCGTCTCGATCCGCCGGCTCTGAAAAAGTCGGTCGACGGCCTCTATGTCGATCTCTCGGCGATCGCCAAAGGGTATGGCGTCGACAAGATCGCCGAGTTGTTGTTGGAACTGAACCGTCGGTCTTTTATGGTCGAAATCGGCGGCGAAGTCCGTGCCGGCGGAACGAAGCCGAATGGCGCTCCCTGGCGAATTGCGATCGAAAAGCCGATCCCCGGCGCCCGCTCGATCCAGGAAATTGTCGAACTGTCGCAGTTGTCGCTCGCCACGTCGGGCGATTATCGCAAATTTTTTGAGGCCAACGGCCAAACCTTCTCACATACGATCGATCCGAAAACGGGCAAACCGCTGGCGCATACGCTCGCGTCGGTCAGCGTCCTGCACGCCGACTGCGCTTCGTCCGACGCGTTGGCGACGACGCTCATGGTCTTGGGACCGGACCAGGGATACAATTGGGCGGAAGAGCAAGAGTTGGCCGTGTTGTTTTTGATCCGGGGCAAGGATGGGCCGGTCGTCCGTCGAACGTCGTTGTGGCCTAATTCTGGAGATTGA